One Pocillopora verrucosa isolate sample1 chromosome 10, ASM3666991v2, whole genome shotgun sequence genomic window carries:
- the LOC131793436 gene encoding homeobox protein Hox-C8-like has product MFNSPHLIYCNCASVPVLHSPNVYSVWNCPIQASPSVYGTSLDRTATHGGSSEQTENSETNSSSSRNLKFGIENILYGKLQSDQPVIHRPFLSNHELAYIHHQPFSSPMRTSSRPWCRPVFTQLQRRGLEKRFQVTKYVTKRERLQIGAMLGLSETQVKVWFQNRRTKWRHEAARKEEKLKEKSLKKVEESQQEEEEETTIESDETEEITGECSSEVSVKEL; this is encoded by the exons ATGTTCAACTCACCTCACTTGATCTACTGTAACTGCGCCTCTGTACCGGTGCTTCACAGCCCCAATGTTTATTCCGTGTGGAACTGTCCTATCCAAGCGTCGCCCTCCGTTTACGGGACATCGTTAGACAGGACGGCCACACACGGCGGATCAAGCGAACAAACTGAAAACAGCGAAACGAACTCGTCGTCGAGCAGAAACCTAAAGTTTGGAATTGAGAATATTCTATACGGCAAGTTACAATCAG ACCAACCTGTTATTCACAGACCGTTTCTAAGCAACCATGAGCTCGCCTACATTCATCATCAGCCCTTCAGTTCACCCATGCGCACTTCCAGCCGGCCATGGTGTCGCCCAGTCTTTACGCAGCTCCAACGAAGAGGCCTGGAGAAGCGTTTCCAGGTAACCAAGTACGTGACAAAAAGGGAGAGGTTACAGATCGGCGCCATGTTGGGTTTGTCTGAGACGCAGGTGAAAGTGTGGTTCCAGAACAGGAGAACAAAATGGAGACATGAGGCTGCgcggaaagaagaaaaactgaaagagaaatCGTTGAAAAAGGTGGAAGAAAGTCagcaagaagaagaagaagaaacgaCGATTGAAAGTGACGAGACTGAGGAAATCACTGGAGAGTGTTCTAGTGAGGTCAGCGTCAAAGAGTTGTGA
- the LOC131793426 gene encoding actin-binding Rho-activating protein-like, with product MATPQRSDKEYGRPVAGSKTETRGRFAGAHISQEVKQLCQIILQMGEEQPDGTSTVTFRRLFDRYTRISNKVVGMLLRARKQNLVHFEGEMLFQRRDDDVIITLLHMPEELKNDPEEYWNIRAR from the coding sequence ATGGCTACACCTCAGAGGAGTGACAAAGAATATGGCCGCCCAGTGGCAGGATCTAAAACCGAGACTCGTGGCAGATTTGCAGGGGCTCATATCAGCCAAGAAGTGAAGCAGTTGTGCCAAATTATTCTCCAGATGGGCGAGGAACAACCAGATGGAACTTCTACTGTCACATTTCGACGCTTGTTTGACAGGTATACCAGAATATCCAACAAAGTAGTAGGAATGTTACTCAGGGCTCGGAAGCAGAATTTGGTTCACTTTGAAGGGGAAATGCTTTTCCAAAGAAGAGATGATGATGTTATTATTACTTTACTGCACATGCCTGAAGAATTGAAAAATGACCCAGAAGAATATTGGAACATCCGTGCCAGATAA
- the LOC131793445 gene encoding probable methyltransferase-like protein 24, translating to MFLDRYYRRRRWIVGGTLVSIAVITMMLVPPPRAIPLFFTENVTQTRRETDEVTGLKKAETESIQNPSFTLKEPQMLSTPPPTPSIFTYVEEPPVENEMKRFMTALSTQGAVCSDVRRIGGLPQGPHGAPRPLGPDGMWYVCFDEEVHLESGSCIVYSFGTGDDFSFDEKMVEHGCRVFAFDPSMGKEDHNHSAGVMFYNLALSDENLEGQKDPPPINPFDRNGWKTRTLNTILQELGHDKREIDILKMDIESDEWKCLRHMLSQGTLLRHVRQLDVEYHVIMLTPEALRQYYSIAKWLERQGFRIFHSRRNPYCQECWEMSYINSNLVKLTLN from the exons ATGTTTCTCGATCGATATTATCGTCGTCGTCGCTGGATTGTGGGTGGTACTTTGGTGTCTATTGCTGTCATAACGATGATGCTAGTCCCTCCCCCTAGGGCG ATCCCTCTGTTTTTCACTGAGAATGTAACCCAGACGAGAAGAGAAACCGATGAAGTTACAG GGCTCAAGAAAGCAGAAACAGAATCTATACAAAACCCAAGCTTCACTCTCAAGGAACCACAGATGTTAAGCACTCCACCGCCCACACCGAGCATATTTACTTACGTAGAAGAACCTCCCGTTGAAAACGAAATGAAGAGGTTCATGACGGCGCTTTCAACGCAGGGGGCTGTTTGCTCTGACGTACGTCGAATAGGAGGCTTACCGCAAGGTCCTCACGGAGCCCCTCGTCCGCTTGGCCCTGATGGGATGTGGTATGTTTGTTTTGACGAGGAGGTTCATTTAGAGTCCGGGTCTTGTATCGTTTACTCCTTTGG AACAGGGGATGACTTttcctttgatgaaaaaatgGTCGAACATGGCTGCAGGGTGTTTGCTTTTGATCCCTCCATGGGAAAAGAAGACCATAACCATAGTGCTGGCGTAATGTTCTATAACCTAGCCCTGTCAGACGAGAATCTCGAAGGACAAAAGGATCCTCCCCCTATTAATCCATTTGACAGGAATGGATGGAAGACAAGAACGCTAAACACCATTTTACAGGAACTAGGTCATGATAAG AGAGAAATTGACATTCTAAAGATGGACATTGAATCTGATGAGTGGAAGTGCTTACGTCATATGCTTAGCCAAGGCACTTTGTTGCGTCACGTGAGACAGCTCGACGTAGAATATCATGTGATCATGCTAACACCAGAAGCGCTGAGGCAGTACTACAGTATAGCGAAGTGGCTTGAGAGACAAGGATTCAGAATTTTCCATTCCAGAAGAAATCCTTACTGCCAGGAGTGCTGGGAAATGTCATATATTAACTCTAACCTAGTCAAGTTGacattaaattga